One stretch of Clavibacter californiensis DNA includes these proteins:
- a CDS encoding carbohydrate ABC transporter permease: MIVNRTELVVGRILLIAVLVLTLLPFASMLTAALQSPDSLPNGFSWPTPAYWENFVTAFTVGNIGTLMLSSLFIVVMVVPVSLVCATLAGYSLGNLRVPGGKYVLVAMIIGLTIPFEAIIIPLYYQMTGFGLINTRWAVILPLIGLYMPFSVFWMRAHFVGVPRELSEAARVDGASIWQEFRSIQLPLARPALSALGILLFLWTWNQFLLPLVMIDDPSERTMAGALGAFQGQYIDALPLLFAASLIVMLPTVIVYVIFQRQFIAALLQGAVKG, encoded by the coding sequence ATGATCGTCAACCGCACCGAGCTCGTCGTGGGCCGCATCCTCCTGATCGCGGTCCTCGTGCTCACCCTGCTGCCCTTCGCCAGCATGCTCACCGCCGCGCTGCAGTCGCCCGACTCGCTGCCCAACGGCTTCTCCTGGCCGACGCCCGCCTACTGGGAGAACTTCGTGACGGCGTTCACGGTCGGGAACATCGGCACGCTGATGCTCTCGAGCCTGTTCATCGTGGTGATGGTCGTGCCCGTCAGCCTCGTCTGCGCCACGCTCGCGGGCTACTCGCTCGGGAACCTCCGGGTGCCCGGCGGGAAGTACGTGCTCGTCGCCATGATCATCGGGCTGACCATCCCGTTCGAGGCGATCATCATCCCGCTCTACTACCAGATGACGGGCTTCGGACTCATCAACACCAGGTGGGCGGTCATCCTCCCGCTCATCGGGCTGTACATGCCGTTCAGCGTGTTCTGGATGCGCGCGCACTTCGTCGGCGTGCCGCGCGAGCTGTCGGAGGCCGCGCGCGTGGACGGCGCGAGCATCTGGCAGGAGTTCCGGAGCATCCAGCTGCCGCTCGCGCGGCCGGCGCTCTCGGCCCTCGGGATCCTCCTGTTCCTCTGGACCTGGAACCAGTTCCTGCTGCCGCTCGTGATGATCGACGACCCGAGCGAGCGCACCATGGCCGGGGCGCTCGGCGCGTTCCAGGGCCAGTACATCGACGCGCTGCCGCTGCTCTTCGCGGCGTCGCTGATCGTGATGCTGCCCACGGTGATCGTGTACGTGATCTTCCAGCGGCAGTTCATCGCGGCGCTCCTCCAGGGCGCGGTGAAGGGCTGA
- a CDS encoding carbohydrate ABC transporter permease: protein MSTTDRTIPAGATAAAAVPAGPSPRGSGPGHAPARRRRLGPEARRTATVGWIMLLPAVAAYGAFVVWPLITAVQYSFYKWNGIGASTFIGLDNYVQIFTDTRLLTPIVNALVLVVFFMVIPITAGLALATLLRGMKPGPFASISRTILFLPQIVPLVAAGIAWSWMYAQSGTINSILDAVGLGFLSRSWLADFGTALPAVGLIGSWVLTGLCTVLLLTGMGKIDGSLYEAVRLDGAGFFREFVTITLPGLRQEIAVLVTITVIAALSTFDIIYTTTKGGPGTTTLVPGIEIFRLAFVQSQVGLASAFGVVLLVFVLLLVLPVQRLSRERD, encoded by the coding sequence GTGAGCACCACGGATCGCACCATCCCCGCGGGGGCGACGGCAGCCGCCGCCGTCCCCGCGGGGCCGTCCCCTCGAGGCAGCGGGCCCGGGCACGCGCCCGCGAGGCGCCGCCGGCTCGGCCCGGAGGCCCGCCGGACCGCGACCGTCGGCTGGATCATGCTGCTCCCGGCCGTCGCCGCCTACGGGGCGTTCGTCGTCTGGCCGCTCATCACGGCGGTGCAGTACTCGTTCTACAAGTGGAACGGGATCGGCGCCTCCACCTTCATCGGCCTCGACAACTACGTGCAGATCTTCACGGACACGCGGCTGCTGACGCCCATCGTCAACGCGCTGGTCCTCGTGGTCTTCTTCATGGTGATCCCCATCACCGCCGGCCTCGCGCTCGCGACGCTCCTGCGCGGCATGAAGCCGGGACCGTTCGCGTCGATCTCGCGCACCATCCTGTTCCTGCCGCAGATCGTCCCGCTCGTCGCGGCGGGCATCGCGTGGTCGTGGATGTACGCGCAGTCCGGCACCATCAACTCCATCCTCGATGCGGTGGGGCTCGGCTTCCTGTCCCGTTCCTGGCTCGCCGACTTCGGCACGGCGCTGCCCGCGGTCGGGCTCATCGGATCCTGGGTGCTCACGGGCCTGTGCACCGTGCTGCTGCTCACGGGCATGGGCAAGATCGACGGCTCGCTGTACGAGGCCGTGCGGCTCGACGGCGCAGGCTTCTTCCGCGAGTTCGTCACCATCACCCTGCCGGGCCTCCGGCAGGAGATCGCGGTGCTCGTGACCATCACGGTCATCGCCGCCCTGAGCACGTTCGACATCATCTACACGACCACCAAGGGCGGGCCGGGCACCACGACGCTCGTGCCCGGCATCGAGATCTTCCGGCTCGCGTTCGTGCAGAGCCAGGTGGGCCTCGCGTCCGCGTTCGGCGTGGTGCTGCTCGTGTTCGTGCTGCTGCTCGTGCTCCCCGTCCAGCGACTCTCGAGGGAGCGCGACTGA